One Deinococcus sp. LM3 genomic region harbors:
- a CDS encoding FtsW/RodA/SpoVE family cell cycle protein has translation MKYDLRFPVVIAALLVVGLMTVSTAALSPRASSGIFNKQLMGVALAAAPIALLWWAGRDRIYRAAPYLYGLALLMQVSTFVIGKEVNGQRNWIVVGPLQFQPLEILKFALILMLAVTLREGFKGARTYVRALAVFLPALGLVVIQDFGGAMVLCVMFAVMMLAARMPVWHALLAVLAVGVTVPTVLYPNLEPYQQKRLTIFLDPYQDPRGAGYQVIQSTIAVGSGGLQGKGYKQGSQSHNGFLPEAHTDFAVSTWLEEQGFVGGVVVLVLYGALFWGLAGMAAESPRLQDQVLFAGILGQIGFQVLENIGAALSVLPLTGITLPLISYGLSSLVSTLSTLGLAYVVYRDRYLGQI, from the coding sequence TTGAAGTACGACCTGCGTTTTCCCGTGGTGATCGCGGCCCTGCTGGTCGTGGGCCTGATGACCGTCAGTACCGCTGCCCTGTCGCCCCGCGCGTCGAGCGGGATCTTCAACAAGCAGCTGATGGGCGTCGCCCTGGCCGCCGCGCCCATCGCGCTGCTGTGGTGGGCGGGCCGGGACCGCATCTACCGCGCCGCGCCGTACCTGTACGGACTGGCGCTGCTGATGCAGGTCAGTACCTTCGTGATCGGCAAGGAAGTCAACGGGCAGCGCAACTGGATCGTGGTGGGGCCGCTGCAGTTCCAGCCGCTGGAGATCCTGAAGTTCGCGCTGATCCTGATGCTGGCCGTCACGCTCCGCGAGGGCTTCAAGGGCGCCAGGACGTACGTGCGGGCGCTGGCGGTGTTCCTGCCGGCGCTGGGACTGGTGGTCATTCAGGACTTCGGCGGGGCGATGGTGCTGTGCGTGATGTTCGCCGTGATGATGCTGGCCGCCCGCATGCCGGTCTGGCACGCGCTGCTGGCTGTCCTGGCCGTCGGGGTCACGGTGCCGACCGTGCTGTACCCGAACCTGGAGCCGTACCAGCAGAAGCGGCTGACGATCTTCCTCGACCCGTACCAGGACCCGCGCGGGGCCGGGTATCAGGTCATCCAGAGCACCATCGCGGTCGGCAGCGGCGGGTTGCAGGGCAAGGGGTACAAGCAGGGCAGTCAGTCGCACAACGGGTTCCTGCCCGAGGCGCACACGGACTTCGCGGTGTCCACGTGGCTGGAGGAACAGGGCTTCGTGGGGGGCGTGGTCGTGCTGGTCCTGTACGGCGCGCTGTTCTGGGGGCTGGCGGGCATGGCCGCCGAATCGCCACGCCTGCAGGATCAGGTGCTGTTCGCGGGCATCCTGGGGCAGATCGGGTTTCAGGTTCTCGAGAACATCGGCGCGGCCCTGAGCGTGCTGCCGCTGACTGGAATCACGTTGCCGCTGATCAGCTACGGCCTGAGCAGTCTGGTCAGCACGCTCAGCACGCTGGGACTGGCGTACGTGGTGTACCGCGACCGGTACCTGGGGCAGATATGA
- a CDS encoding dihydrofolate reductase family protein, which yields MSGVSFRVFVAVSLDGFIARPGGELDWLPGASPEGVPAPADEDHGFGAFMDGVQVIVMGRATFETVRDFEPWPYAGHEVVVLSRTLQADDLPAGRPGLSVHPGPVGALAADLRARFRDSGRAGGVYVDGGQTVQAFLRAGLIDELTVTRVPVLLGQGRPLFGPLEADLHWKHLGTRAFPSGLVQSTYRRAP from the coding sequence ATGAGTGGCGTGTCGTTCCGGGTGTTCGTGGCGGTCAGTCTCGACGGGTTCATCGCGAGGCCCGGTGGCGAACTCGACTGGCTGCCCGGCGCGTCCCCGGAGGGTGTGCCCGCCCCGGCGGACGAGGATCACGGCTTCGGGGCGTTCATGGACGGCGTGCAGGTGATCGTGATGGGCCGCGCGACCTTCGAGACGGTGCGTGACTTCGAGCCCTGGCCGTACGCCGGCCACGAGGTCGTGGTGCTCAGCCGCACGCTGCAGGCCGACGATCTGCCGGCGGGCCGCCCTGGCCTGAGCGTGCATCCCGGCCCGGTCGGGGCGCTGGCTGCCGATCTGCGGGCGCGATTCCGGGACAGCGGCCGGGCGGGCGGCGTGTACGTGGACGGCGGGCAGACCGTGCAGGCGTTCCTGCGGGCCGGTCTGATCGACGAACTGACCGTGACGCGCGTGCCGGTGCTGCTGGGTCAGGGCCGGCCGCTGTTCGGACCGCTGGAGGCGGACCTGCACTGGAAGCATCTGGGGACGCGGGCCTTCCCGAGCGGTCTGGTCCAGAGCACCTACCGCCGCGCACCCTGA
- a CDS encoding DUF937 domain-containing protein, translated as MNITDLIQSFFGGDGAARLGQAAGLDLGSAQRALGVGLPLQLDALADHAATPGGPAQIAEAIENLPRFGSVQEAMEGADGAQNLRQAGELLGPVLLGSRSGTVAQTVAEQAGVPAGGAQHLMGMALPLLLSLLGQRGANAGNIGSMLGGLGGLLGAGTALGGAALGGVAGLGGAVGLGKPDPAVTPADRAHVPDLQAPVVGVPSMTTPSVAAVGAAGALSAEGMLDFLKGQFSGEAAERIGTAAGFGGSAGRRATQAALPLVLNALVQKGRTESGATDLLNLARPFESLADSHGQLNTNTLNDAAETARIEGQGRGLLGGLFGNVEGLSGRLGTALGGSGASAGRLLALMTPLVLAVLGRRASAGNLGAAGLSGLLGGMGGSLAGLLPTGLSSLGALLGAGGAAGVAAAGVGAAGLGAAGAAAAATAARANVPPVTPVTTTPVPPAPPERERRGGFPWWIIPLLALLLLGGCWLVNRQPAGTDGTATTVTDPAASILVTNPASDANLPPEPFTMSGTGPAGVALTIQDEGQEVAAATVGEDGSWTADLPAPTVGEHTYTVEGGSARSEFKVTVADAGTDATGTDATGTDATGTDTTTDTAGTDTTGAVATGFAIAAPAADTELPAGGFTMNGTGTPGEELELFEDGTSLGKITVGEDGTWTFDVPSPAAGAHTYSVNGPDGTELGTVSTTVAAASADASAANCTEDYTLSITDGQTVSEPFRFGGVGQGEGYSVTVKRGERTIGTKDIPLDATCGWSYQSKPGAGTISYEVRPIGDAAAEPLSRVTLTVGN; from the coding sequence ATGAACATCACGGATTTGATTCAATCGTTCTTCGGAGGCGACGGAGCCGCGCGACTCGGTCAGGCCGCAGGTCTGGACCTCGGCAGCGCCCAGCGGGCCCTGGGGGTCGGACTGCCCCTGCAACTCGACGCCCTGGCCGACCACGCCGCCACCCCCGGCGGCCCGGCCCAGATCGCGGAAGCCATCGAGAACCTCCCGCGCTTTGGCAGTGTTCAGGAAGCCATGGAGGGAGCGGACGGCGCGCAGAACCTGCGGCAGGCCGGCGAACTGCTCGGGCCGGTGCTGCTGGGCAGCCGCTCGGGCACGGTCGCGCAGACGGTCGCCGAGCAGGCGGGCGTGCCGGCCGGCGGGGCGCAGCACCTGATGGGCATGGCGCTCCCGCTGCTGCTGAGCCTGCTGGGCCAGCGGGGCGCGAACGCCGGGAACATCGGCTCCATGCTGGGCGGCCTGGGTGGCCTGCTGGGCGCCGGAACCGCGCTGGGCGGTGCGGCGCTGGGTGGCGTGGCGGGACTGGGTGGCGCCGTGGGGCTGGGCAAGCCGGACCCTGCGGTCACCCCGGCCGACCGGGCCCATGTGCCGGACCTCCAGGCTCCGGTCGTCGGCGTGCCTTCCATGACCACGCCGTCCGTGGCGGCGGTCGGCGCGGCCGGCGCCCTGAGTGCCGAGGGAATGCTCGACTTCCTCAAGGGGCAGTTCAGTGGTGAGGCGGCCGAGCGGATCGGGACGGCCGCCGGATTCGGTGGCAGCGCGGGCCGCCGCGCCACGCAGGCGGCCCTGCCGCTCGTCCTGAATGCCCTGGTCCAGAAGGGCCGGACCGAGTCCGGAGCGACCGACCTGCTGAACCTCGCGCGACCCTTCGAGTCCCTGGCTGACAGTCACGGCCAGCTGAACACCAACACGCTGAACGACGCGGCCGAGACGGCCCGCATCGAGGGCCAGGGTCGCGGGCTGCTGGGCGGCCTCTTCGGGAATGTCGAGGGTCTGTCGGGCCGGCTGGGAACGGCGCTGGGCGGCAGCGGTGCCAGCGCCGGCCGCCTGCTGGCCCTGATGACCCCGCTGGTCCTGGCGGTCCTGGGCCGCCGCGCCAGCGCCGGGAATCTGGGCGCGGCCGGTCTCAGCGGCCTGCTGGGCGGGATGGGCGGCAGTCTGGCCGGTCTGCTGCCCACGGGCCTGAGCAGCCTGGGCGCCCTGCTCGGTGCGGGGGGCGCGGCTGGCGTCGCGGCGGCCGGTGTGGGCGCGGCCGGTCTGGGTGCGGCCGGTGCCGCAGCGGCTGCCACGGCGGCGCGGGCCAACGTGCCGCCGGTCACGCCGGTCACGACCACGCCCGTGCCTCCGGCCCCCCCGGAACGCGAGCGGCGCGGCGGATTCCCCTGGTGGATCATTCCGCTGCTGGCACTCCTGCTGCTGGGCGGCTGCTGGCTGGTCAACCGTCAGCCGGCAGGAACGGACGGCACGGCCACCACGGTGACCGATCCGGCGGCCAGCATCCTGGTCACCAACCCCGCCTCCGACGCGAACCTGCCGCCCGAGCCGTTCACCATGAGCGGCACCGGCCCCGCCGGAGTGGCCCTGACCATCCAGGACGAGGGTCAGGAGGTCGCGGCCGCCACCGTCGGCGAGGACGGCAGCTGGACGGCCGACCTGCCCGCCCCGACCGTGGGCGAGCACACGTACACCGTGGAGGGCGGTTCGGCCCGCAGCGAGTTCAAGGTGACGGTCGCTGATGCAGGTACGGACGCCACCGGCACGGATGCCACGGGCACCGACGCCACAGGCACCGACACCACCACCGACACCGCTGGTACCGACACCACTGGCGCCGTGGCCACCGGCTTCGCCATCGCGGCTCCCGCCGCGGACACGGAACTCCCGGCCGGCGGCTTCACCATGAACGGCACCGGCACGCCCGGCGAGGAACTGGAACTGTTCGAGGACGGCACCAGCCTCGGCAAGATCACCGTCGGCGAGGACGGCACCTGGACCTTCGACGTCCCCAGTCCCGCCGCCGGCGCGCACACCTACTCGGTCAACGGCCCGGACGGCACGGAACTCGGGACGGTCAGCACGACCGTCGCGGCGGCCAGCGCCGACGCCAGCGCCGCGAACTGCACCGAGGACTACACCCTCAGCATCACGGACGGGCAGACCGTCAGCGAACCCTTCCGCTTCGGCGGAGTCGGCCAGGGTGAGGGCTACAGCGTGACCGTCAAGCGCGGCGAGCGCACCATCGGCACCAAGGACATCCCCCTGGACGCCACCTGCGGCTGGAGCTACCAGAGCAAGCCCGGCGCGGGCACCATCTCCTACGAGGTCCGCCCGATCGGTGACGCGGCCGCCGAACCCCTCAGCCGCGTGACCCTGACCGTCGGTAACTGA
- a CDS encoding phosphodiester glycosidase family protein: MLLRSRVPAALVALSFTLHGAASALTVEPVVAGGTLYTVATVNLATDRLQLHWLNPTTQAPYTTFSQLRARLRKEGRSLSFATNSGIYAPGLKPLGLHVENGRTLVPLNMASRGGNFALLPNGVFWVKGTRAGVTETRRYAALNVQPTFATQSGPLLLQDGKVHPAFNRSGASFKLRSGVGVCRDGRVRFAVSAGPVNFYSFAVFFRDTLGCPDALYLDGSISAYATADRSTQLAEFAGIWSVSR; this comes from the coding sequence ATGCTCCTCCGATCTCGCGTTCCGGCCGCCCTGGTGGCCCTGAGTTTCACTCTGCACGGCGCCGCCTCGGCCCTGACCGTCGAGCCGGTGGTCGCGGGCGGCACCCTGTACACGGTGGCGACCGTGAACCTGGCGACCGACCGACTGCAACTGCACTGGCTGAATCCCACCACCCAGGCTCCGTACACGACCTTCTCTCAGCTGCGGGCGCGGCTACGCAAGGAAGGCCGCAGCCTGAGCTTCGCCACCAACAGCGGCATCTATGCGCCGGGCCTGAAACCGCTGGGACTGCACGTCGAGAACGGGCGCACGCTGGTGCCGCTGAACATGGCCAGCCGGGGCGGGAACTTCGCCCTGCTGCCCAACGGCGTGTTCTGGGTGAAGGGCACGCGGGCGGGCGTGACCGAAACCCGCCGGTACGCAGCACTGAACGTGCAGCCCACCTTTGCCACGCAGTCCGGCCCTCTGCTGCTGCAGGACGGCAAGGTGCATCCGGCGTTCAACCGTTCCGGGGCGTCTTTCAAACTGCGCAGCGGGGTGGGTGTCTGCCGGGACGGCCGGGTCCGGTTCGCGGTCAGTGCCGGGCCGGTGAACTTCTACTCGTTCGCCGTGTTCTTCCGGGACACGCTGGGCTGCCCAGACGCCCTGTACTTGGACGGGAGCATCAGCGCCTATGCCACCGCAGATCGCAGCACACAGCTGGCGGAGTTCGCGGGTATCTGGAGTGTCAGCCGCTGA
- the tgt gene encoding tRNA guanosine(34) transglycosylase Tgt, translated as MFEFDIQHRDGRARVARFHTPRGAVTTPMFMPVGTQGTVKGISPQELLDIGSQMILGNTYHLMLRPGEALVEAHGGLPGFTAYPGPFLTDSGGFQVMSLGHMRKITEQGVTFKSHLDGSLVDLTPERSIEVQQALGADVIMAFDECPPYPAERDYIQRSLERTERWLERSLAAKTNDHQALFAIVQGGIHPDLRQQSLDLTLPYNTPGFAIGGLAVGEPKDAMYPAVAFTAERLPEHKPRYLMGVGHPEDLVAGIALGVDMFDCVYPTRTGRFGYALTDDGRLNMNSSAPRRQLEPMDPDCDCYACRHYTRAYLAHLVKAEEMLAPRMLSLHNLRYLHRLVERARAAITQGEFHMWADTWAQRYFKGQIPDWFRQALETGRGANPPRVN; from the coding sequence ATGTTCGAGTTCGACATTCAGCACCGCGACGGCCGGGCGCGTGTGGCCCGGTTCCATACGCCCCGCGGCGCCGTGACCACCCCCATGTTCATGCCGGTCGGCACGCAGGGAACCGTCAAGGGCATCAGCCCGCAGGAACTGCTGGACATCGGGTCGCAGATGATCCTCGGGAACACCTACCACCTGATGCTGCGGCCCGGTGAGGCGCTCGTGGAGGCCCACGGCGGCCTCCCAGGCTTCACAGCGTACCCGGGGCCCTTCCTGACCGATTCGGGAGGCTTCCAGGTGATGAGCCTGGGGCACATGCGCAAGATCACCGAGCAGGGCGTGACCTTCAAGAGCCACCTGGACGGCAGCCTGGTGGACCTGACCCCGGAGCGGAGCATTGAGGTTCAGCAGGCCCTGGGCGCCGACGTGATCATGGCCTTCGACGAGTGCCCCCCCTACCCGGCCGAACGGGACTACATCCAGCGCAGCCTGGAACGCACCGAGCGCTGGCTGGAACGCAGCCTGGCGGCCAAGACGAACGACCATCAGGCGCTGTTCGCGATCGTCCAGGGCGGTATCCACCCGGACCTGCGCCAGCAGAGCCTCGACCTGACCCTGCCGTACAACACGCCGGGTTTCGCGATCGGGGGACTGGCGGTTGGTGAGCCCAAGGACGCCATGTACCCGGCGGTGGCCTTCACCGCCGAGCGCCTGCCGGAGCACAAGCCCCGCTACCTGATGGGCGTCGGCCACCCCGAGGATCTGGTGGCCGGCATTGCGCTGGGCGTCGATATGTTCGACTGCGTGTACCCCACCCGCACCGGACGCTTCGGGTACGCCCTGACCGACGACGGACGCCTGAACATGAACTCCAGTGCGCCGCGCCGCCAGCTGGAACCCATGGACCCGGACTGCGACTGCTACGCCTGCCGGCACTACACCCGCGCGTACCTCGCGCACCTCGTGAAGGCCGAGGAGATGCTGGCACCCCGCATGCTGTCACTGCACAACCTGCGCTATCTGCACCGCCTGGTGGAACGTGCGCGCGCCGCCATTACGCAGGGTGAGTTTCACATGTGGGCCGATACGTGGGCCCAGCGGTACTTCAAGGGACAGATTCCGGACTGGTTCCGGCAGGCCCTCGAAACGGGACGCGGTGCAAATCCCCCGCGCGTCAACTGA
- a CDS encoding S-layer homology domain-containing protein, producing MKKSLLVLTAALSFGVAAAQTAAPASAPQVPALTDVPAGHWAKDAIDKLVGSGIILGYPDGTYRGTQNLTRYEAAVIIARLLEDMKTGTVVPGDMDSETLTALQNAIQELAADLAALGVRVSDLEENAVSRDDFARLEERVEAIALQTGEPEALAGLTSQIEELTARADDYDTLRADVDDNASSIAALNDLTVLLNQDILNLQDRVSAVEAAQADLVARADFDTLSGRVGVVETKVTSLDNRVAQLEKYAFSIKPTLSATYFVGRATRDMDIDRLLPGTVLSTGDDGNATTKDSAVDYADFSGSRAIVLPGEENFYGFSNAGNLPNKAVKTEGSTTISFGITFGNSGKFDTAKSDVTGAYVKGNGGLTVNTVDVNFGIRAGLPSNATAPTYLSGPGADGVYGTADDVRASVYPDVSGTDGITYRPLFFYFKNATAAFTVGNAPVTVTFGKGLKFKFSDYVGDNDAVGRGDGFNVKIDGSTLPVIGAFKPMINTVYGSRGGANGDNLYYRGVRAEITPAGTLKAGLQVLQEGADAFGQPAGTPNDVTAYSADLQGAVAGWQINSEYARSTAATGTTRDVQTAFYAKTSGTLGPVKISDLNYRTVSAGYNATAGIMEAAPTTTNSTAPYVNGRTGFGVKVATNVGPVALGGYVDNSVDYGKSPLNTDKEPTAIVDRGVTGRVSLFNLVTVRGGYYEMLTGTNSPLDAAFDGKNGVRYAVRGDVTPGLGFSVGGFFRNVASGSTRIADDGGLFSKGLYGTKNAFNLTGDDMGVNSCSGIESSDAVTCYSEYGVEAKHNGKDANALVKNLDLTLGFKARYRVIGNTSGYTNNVFYGNAAYNTKVGVANINLNAGFENSDFAANDASADYTALNGTLDVKTDVLNIAFKPSLEGYVKAYSKQYSTNNGTATQTYAANDVTYRVGVKLNEFLLPNTKLAVYYAGYQGKNRIYTPYVAGALDSSGNATAGTAGSFSDSNHGRTISQDLVYVEANYYDLSFGYGYGNLRMRDANNTVVPGAADAKGSVFKISYKVNF from the coding sequence ATGAAGAAAAGCCTGCTCGTTCTCACCGCCGCGCTGTCCTTCGGCGTCGCCGCCGCACAGACGGCCGCACCCGCCAGCGCACCCCAGGTGCCCGCACTGACCGACGTTCCCGCCGGTCACTGGGCCAAGGACGCCATCGACAAACTCGTCGGTAGCGGCATCATCCTCGGCTACCCCGACGGCACCTACCGCGGCACGCAGAACCTGACCCGCTACGAAGCGGCCGTCATCATCGCCCGCCTCCTCGAAGACATGAAGACCGGCACCGTCGTGCCCGGCGACATGGACTCCGAGACCCTGACCGCGCTGCAGAACGCGATCCAGGAACTCGCCGCCGACCTCGCCGCCCTGGGTGTGCGCGTCAGCGACCTGGAAGAGAACGCCGTCAGCCGCGACGACTTCGCCCGCCTCGAAGAGCGCGTCGAAGCCATCGCCCTGCAGACCGGCGAACCCGAAGCCCTGGCCGGCCTGACCAGCCAGATCGAAGAGCTGACCGCCCGCGCCGACGACTACGACACCCTCCGTGCCGACGTCGACGACAACGCCAGCTCCATCGCCGCCCTGAACGACCTGACCGTCCTCCTGAACCAGGACATCCTGAACCTCCAGGACCGCGTCAGCGCCGTCGAAGCCGCCCAGGCCGACCTCGTCGCCCGCGCCGACTTCGACACCCTCTCCGGCCGTGTCGGCGTCGTCGAGACCAAGGTCACCAGCCTCGACAACCGCGTCGCCCAGCTCGAGAAGTACGCCTTCAGCATCAAGCCCACCCTGTCCGCCACGTACTTCGTGGGCCGCGCGACCCGCGACATGGATATCGACCGCCTGCTGCCCGGCACCGTGCTGAGCACCGGTGATGACGGCAACGCCACCACCAAGGATAGCGCTGTCGACTACGCCGATTTCTCGGGCAGCCGCGCTATCGTCCTGCCTGGCGAAGAAAACTTCTACGGCTTCTCCAACGCTGGCAACCTGCCCAACAAGGCCGTCAAGACCGAAGGCAGCACCACCATCAGCTTCGGTATCACCTTCGGCAACAGCGGTAAATTCGACACCGCCAAGAGCGATGTGACCGGCGCCTACGTCAAGGGGAACGGCGGCCTGACCGTCAACACCGTCGACGTGAACTTCGGCATCCGCGCCGGTCTGCCTAGCAATGCGACTGCCCCCACCTACCTTTCCGGCCCCGGCGCCGATGGTGTGTATGGCACGGCAGACGACGTTCGCGCTTCCGTCTACCCTGACGTGAGCGGCACGGATGGCATCACCTACCGCCCCCTGTTCTTCTACTTCAAGAACGCTACCGCTGCGTTCACGGTGGGCAACGCTCCTGTGACCGTGACCTTCGGCAAGGGCCTGAAATTCAAGTTCTCCGACTACGTCGGCGACAACGATGCAGTCGGCCGTGGCGACGGCTTCAACGTGAAGATCGACGGCAGCACCCTGCCCGTCATCGGTGCCTTCAAGCCCATGATCAACACCGTGTACGGTAGCCGTGGCGGCGCCAACGGCGACAACCTGTACTACCGCGGCGTACGTGCCGAGATCACCCCGGCCGGTACCCTCAAGGCTGGGCTGCAGGTCCTGCAGGAAGGCGCTGACGCTTTCGGCCAGCCTGCTGGAACGCCCAACGACGTCACCGCCTACAGCGCCGACCTGCAAGGCGCAGTTGCTGGCTGGCAGATCAACAGCGAGTACGCCCGCAGCACCGCCGCTACCGGCACCACCAGGGACGTCCAGACGGCCTTCTACGCCAAGACCAGCGGCACCCTCGGACCCGTCAAAATCAGCGACCTGAACTACCGCACGGTCAGTGCCGGTTACAACGCGACCGCCGGGATCATGGAAGCGGCCCCCACGACCACCAACAGCACCGCTCCCTACGTCAACGGCCGCACCGGCTTCGGCGTGAAAGTCGCCACCAACGTCGGTCCCGTCGCCCTGGGTGGTTACGTGGATAACAGCGTGGATTACGGCAAGAGCCCCCTGAACACTGACAAGGAACCGACCGCCATCGTTGACCGTGGTGTCACCGGCCGCGTCAGCCTGTTCAACCTGGTCACTGTGCGCGGCGGCTACTACGAGATGCTGACCGGCACGAACTCCCCCCTCGACGCTGCCTTCGATGGTAAGAACGGCGTGCGTTACGCCGTGCGCGGCGACGTGACCCCCGGCCTGGGCTTCAGCGTGGGCGGCTTCTTCCGCAACGTTGCCAGCGGCAGCACCCGCATCGCCGACGACGGTGGTCTGTTCAGCAAGGGCCTCTATGGCACCAAGAACGCCTTCAACCTGACCGGCGACGACATGGGCGTCAACAGCTGCTCCGGGATCGAGTCCAGCGACGCCGTCACCTGCTACAGCGAGTACGGCGTAGAAGCCAAGCACAACGGCAAGGACGCCAACGCCCTGGTCAAGAACCTCGACCTGACGCTCGGCTTCAAGGCCCGCTACCGCGTGATCGGCAACACCAGCGGCTACACCAACAACGTGTTCTACGGCAACGCTGCCTACAACACCAAGGTCGGAGTGGCGAACATCAACCTGAACGCGGGCTTCGAGAACAGCGACTTCGCCGCGAACGACGCCTCTGCTGACTACACGGCCCTGAACGGCACCCTGGACGTGAAGACCGACGTGCTGAACATCGCCTTCAAGCCCAGCCTCGAAGGGTACGTCAAGGCCTACAGCAAGCAGTACAGCACCAACAACGGCACGGCCACCCAGACCTACGCCGCCAACGACGTGACCTACCGCGTCGGCGTGAAGCTGAACGAGTTCCTGCTCCCCAACACCAAGCTGGCCGTGTACTACGCCGGTTACCAGGGCAAGAACCGCATCTACACCCCCTACGTCGCGGGCGCTCTGGACAGCTCGGGCAACGCTACGGCCGGCACGGCGGGCAGCTTCAGCGACAGCAACCACGGCCGCACCATCAGCCAGGACCTCGTGTACGTTGAAGCCAACTACTACGACCTGAGCTTCGGTTACGGCTACGGCAACCTGCGCATGCGCGACGCGAACAACACCGTCGTGCCCGGCGCCGCCGATGCCAAGGGTTCCGTCTTCAAGATCAGCTACAAGGTCAACTTCTAA
- a CDS encoding manganese-dependent inorganic pyrophosphatase, with protein MLAVFGHLNPDTDAITAALVYARLLTRQGVDAQAFRLGELNFETAFVLREAGVDAPALLPELPAGAAVALVDHNESAQSAPNLAELNVTRVVDHHKLGDLSTAQPAYLRFEPVGCTGTILLKLHREAGLSVEPLDARLMLSAVLSDTLHFRSPTTTQEDRDAVAFLAPVAGIEDVEAYALAMFAAKSDLGDTPAEALLRMDYKVFPFGDVAAPQAWGIGVIETTNPAYVFGRQAELLAAMDQVKAEDGLAGVLLSVVDILNETNRTLVLSATEGKVLSEAFGVTVDGPVADLGRRISRKKQIVPTLEGYFAPQG; from the coding sequence ATGCTTGCTGTTTTTGGTCACCTGAACCCCGATACCGATGCCATCACGGCCGCGCTGGTGTACGCGCGCCTGCTGACCCGTCAGGGCGTGGACGCGCAGGCGTTCCGTCTGGGGGAACTGAATTTCGAGACGGCGTTTGTGCTGCGTGAAGCGGGCGTGGACGCCCCGGCGCTGCTGCCGGAACTGCCGGCGGGCGCAGCGGTGGCGCTGGTGGATCACAACGAGAGTGCGCAGTCCGCGCCGAACCTCGCGGAGCTGAACGTGACGCGCGTGGTGGACCACCACAAACTGGGTGACCTGAGTACCGCGCAGCCCGCTTACCTGCGCTTTGAGCCGGTGGGCTGCACCGGGACGATCCTGCTGAAACTGCACCGCGAGGCGGGCCTGAGCGTGGAGCCGCTGGACGCCCGGCTGATGCTGAGCGCCGTCCTGAGTGACACGCTGCACTTCCGCAGCCCGACGACCACGCAGGAGGACCGTGACGCGGTGGCGTTCCTGGCGCCGGTCGCGGGCATCGAGGACGTGGAGGCCTACGCGCTGGCCATGTTCGCCGCCAAGAGCGACCTGGGCGACACGCCGGCCGAGGCGCTGCTGCGCATGGATTACAAGGTGTTCCCGTTCGGGGACGTGGCGGCGCCGCAGGCGTGGGGGATCGGCGTGATCGAGACGACGAACCCGGCGTACGTGTTCGGCCGGCAGGCGGAACTGCTCGCGGCGATGGATCAGGTCAAGGCGGAGGACGGTCTGGCGGGCGTGCTGCTCAGCGTGGTGGACATCCTGAACGAGACGAACCGCACCCTGGTCCTGAGTGCCACCGAAGGGAAGGTGCTGAGCGAGGCGTTCGGCGTCACGGTGGACGGGCCGGTCGCGGACCTGGGCCGCCGGATCAGCCGCAAGAAGCAGATCGTGCCGACCCTCGAAGGGTACTTCGCGCCCCAGGGCTGA